Below is a window of Hydrogenimonas sp. SS33 DNA.
TCGAAAAGAGGGCCCTCGCGTGGCTGGAACGCAAACCGGGACGCAGGGAGAAGGCGCAGGGGTGGCTGCGAAAATGGGGCTCGGCGGTCATCGTCTTCGAGCGGTTCGTCTACGGCACCCACATTCCCGCCCTGCTCACCATCGGCATGTCGGGCTACCCTTTCTGGAAGTTCTTTCTTTACGACATTCTGGGCATCGTCATGTGGGCCTTCACCTTCGTCTCCATCGGATACTGGTTCGGGGATACCGCCATCAACCTGATTCTGCTGATCCAGAAAAACCTCTTCCTGGTACTCTTCCTTCTGGCGCTCTTCGTTTTCGTTTTCAAAAACGTCACGGCGGAGGAGGATGAACGATGAAACGGATTCTGCCGATTCTGTCGATCCTGCTGTTCGCTGTGCATCTGAGGGCTGCCGACATCGACGCCACCCTGGTCAACGGCGGCGAAAAGGTCTACCAGTCCCTTCTGAAACAGCTGGCGGCAGGCAAAGAAAACTCCGACGAAACAAAGCTTCAAAAGGCCCTGCTCTACAAACTTATCAATCTCTCCCGGGTCAAACCGCCGCAATCCATCACCATCAAACCCCCTTCCGACGAAGCGCACTATCGCAAAGCGGCGATGGCCTACGGCAACCGGCTCCTGAGCAAGGCTTCCATTCTCGCCAACCTACAGAGCCTTCACGAAAAGATCGACGGGGTGCGGAACCAGCTGCTGCATGGAAGCGACGACAATGCCACAACCCCCCTGACGCTGCAGCTGCAGTATGCTTTCTACCTGAAAGGAAAGAGGCTCTACGAGCACAAACTTCATCTCTATCAGGAAGCCATCGCCAAAGCCCCGAAACTCTTCTCCGACGCCCTGAAACGCATCTCCTTCGACGTCAACGCAACCGGACAAAACCTTCAGAAAATCGAAAAAGAGCTCAGAAAGAAACGGGAAGAGATCCAACGGATGGAGGTGGAGAGGGAACGGCTCAATCTGCTCGGTCGCACGGCGGCCGTGACCCGCATCACTCACGAACTGCAGCGTCTCCATGGAGAGGAGAAGCGGATTCTCAACAAAAAGCTGCTCGAACTCTTCATCCGCTACTCCATCGCCCTGAAAGAGAAAAGGAGCAAAAAGGCTTTCGACCTGCAGCGGCGGATGATGTCACTGGTGGAAAAAACCTACCCCGCCAGTGTCCATACCGACATGGCCAAACTCTTCCACAAGATGGACCTGCTGACCCTGGGGCGGGCCGAAACCCTCAAAGGGGCCACCCGCGAAGAGGTCGAAGCGGTCGTGAAAGATTTTTGGCACAGAGCCAACGCTCCCCTCTTCGATATCAACAAGACGCCCATCAGCGCCTTCAAACTCTTTCTGGCCCTGCTGGTCTTCGTTCTTGGATTCATCTTCGGCCAACTCTACAAAAGCGGCATCAAACGCCTGACAAAAAACTCCACGTCCATCACCCCTTCCACCCAAACCCTGCTGGCGAACCTGGGCTACTACATCATCGTCATCATCGCCTTTTTCATCATGCTCAAGGTCCTGGGCATCAACCTCACCTCTATCGCCCTGGTCGCAGGCGCCCTCTCCGTCGGTATCGGTTTCGGACTGCAGAACATGGTCTCCAACTTCGTTTCGGGACTCATCCTGATGTTCGAACGTAGCATCAAAATCGGCGACTACGTGGAGCTTGACAACGACCTCAGAGGCCATGTCAGCGACATCCGCATGCGCTCCACCACCATTACGACCAACGACAATATCGACGTCATCGTCCCCAACCAGGACCTCATCCAAAACCGTGTCGTCAACTGGACCATGAACGACCGCATACGCCGCTTCAAAATCCCCTTCGGCGTCGCCTACGGCACAGATGTCCAGAAGGTGGAAACGGTCATCCTCGAAGCGGTGGCCACCAGCGGTTTCACCGACATCTACGAAAAAGGCCACCGCAAAACCCGGGTCATCATGACGGGGATGGGCGACAGCAGTGTCGATTTCGAACTCTTCGTCTGGATCCAGGGACGGGAGATTCTCTTTCCCCGGCGCACCACATCGCGTTTTCTAAAACTCATCTACAAAGCCCTCAATATACACGGCATAGAGATTCCGTTCCCGCAGCGGGATATCCATATCCGATCGGTGGATGGAGAGATTCCTCTGAAAGTCGACAATGCGAAGCATGGGGATAAAAGCGGTACGAATATCGGAAATTGAAAGGGACGGGGCGTAGCCCCGTCGTGTAGATTATACCAATCCCCAACCAATCCCAAACATGACATCGGGGGCGTGTGTTTGGGTAGCGTTGCGATTTGAGCGGCCTCTTGCCGTCAAGAAAACCGCGCGTGCCCGCAGGGTGCCGAAGGCATTAGCGGTTTTTAGGCAAGAGGCCGCGTCCCGCAGGGCAAATCGCACCCCCGCGTACCAAACGCACGAACCCGATGTTTTTCTTTGGATGGGGATTGGTATTACTCTCCGCCGATTTTTTTGACGGAGTTGCCCATGAAGATCAGCATGAAGCCGTCGAAAAGGAGGCTGATGCCGACGAAGATGCCGATGAGCCATGCCGTCTCCTGAATGGAGGTCCAGGAGGTCAGGAAGATGATGGCCAGCACCAGAGAGATGAAACCGTTAAGCGACCAGAGCCACCACCCTTTCGCCGGTTTCATCGCCGCACCGAGGGCGAATCCGGCGAAGGTGTCGAGCAGGAAGTAGATGGCGAGCATCAATCCCACAGCCTGGATGCCCACACCGGGGTAGAAGATCATCAGGGCGCCGGTCATGATGAGGATGAAGCTCTTCAGCCAACCCAGCCAATCCTTCGGATTGCCTTTGACGGTGGCGTACCCGGCGGCGAATCCGGCGAAGATCATAAGCCACGCCACGAAGGCGACCGTGAAGAGCGAGCCGTAGAAGGGGTAGAAAAGCGCCGCTCCCCCCAGAATGACCATGATGATCCCTGCGACCATCGCATGTTTGCTGAGCTTCGGCAAGATATCCATATCGTTGGGAAGCATGGAATAGTTCCACATCGTTGACTCCTTTGATTTTTGGGCATTGGTTTTTAGAGGTGCCCTTTTGATTTTAAATGGCGGGAGGCGTTCTCTTCCCGCCTACACAGGCCATACGCCGTCAAATATTTTAGAAGGCGTCGAGCTCCATCTCCCGTTCGAAACGGAGTTTGTCGCTATCTTCCTCTTTCGCCGCTGCCGCGTGCGCTTTGGCGGTATCTTTCCACGCGGAACTGTTGTCTTTGAGTTCATGCTGTTCGTGGCGATGCTTTTCGACAAGTGCCGCGATATCGTTGCCCAGCTTTTTGAAGAGGCTGCCGGTGGCGTGTTTGGCGTTGATCTCTTTTTGGATATGAGTCATCTCTTCGTATATGGTCTCGTAATCTTTGGCATGGGTGTCGGTATACCCGAGCAGCAGCGCTTTGTGCAGTTCCGCTTTGGCCAGTTTCAGATGCTGATAGGCCGCTTTCGGATTCTCTTTCGCGATCTTCGCGGCGGAAGCGACCAGATCCTGTGCCGTCAGCAGCGGAATGGGGACGACGACCTGCTCGGCGACGATGGTGCTCACCCCCAGCATCAAAGCGCGGACCGCCGCATCCTTTTTCCCCTCTTGGAGCAGTTTCAGCGCATCTTTCGTCGCCTTGGGGTAGAGGTCCATCGGCAGGAAGTGGGTCGTGATGTCGATCTCGTCTTTGAGCGGCATCAGAATATCGCGGGCCGCCTGGGTCCGGTAGTTTTTGAGCCAGTTTCTCGCCAATGTGATGTCGGCTTTGATGTCGTTGGCGGTCCCTTCAAACTCATAGACGACGATTTCGTTGTCGATGGGCACCAGCTTTAGCGACGGGTCGGCTTTCAGCGCCGTATCGAAAAGCTGAGTCGCCGTTTTCAGTTTGGCTTCCGCCCCCTTCGTA
It encodes the following:
- a CDS encoding mechanosensitive ion channel domain-containing protein, translated to MKRILPILSILLFAVHLRAADIDATLVNGGEKVYQSLLKQLAAGKENSDETKLQKALLYKLINLSRVKPPQSITIKPPSDEAHYRKAAMAYGNRLLSKASILANLQSLHEKIDGVRNQLLHGSDDNATTPLTLQLQYAFYLKGKRLYEHKLHLYQEAIAKAPKLFSDALKRISFDVNATGQNLQKIEKELRKKREEIQRMEVERERLNLLGRTAAVTRITHELQRLHGEEKRILNKKLLELFIRYSIALKEKRSKKAFDLQRRMMSLVEKTYPASVHTDMAKLFHKMDLLTLGRAETLKGATREEVEAVVKDFWHRANAPLFDINKTPISAFKLFLALLVFVLGFIFGQLYKSGIKRLTKNSTSITPSTQTLLANLGYYIIVIIAFFIMLKVLGINLTSIALVAGALSVGIGFGLQNMVSNFVSGLILMFERSIKIGDYVELDNDLRGHVSDIRMRSTTITTNDNIDVIVPNQDLIQNRVVNWTMNDRIRRFKIPFGVAYGTDVQKVETVILEAVATSGFTDIYEKGHRKTRVIMTGMGDSSVDFELFVWIQGREILFPRRTTSRFLKLIYKALNIHGIEIPFPQRDIHIRSVDGEIPLKVDNAKHGDKSGTNIGN
- a CDS encoding DUF308 domain-containing protein, producing MWNYSMLPNDMDILPKLSKHAMVAGIIMVILGGAALFYPFYGSLFTVAFVAWLMIFAGFAAGYATVKGNPKDWLGWLKSFILIMTGALMIFYPGVGIQAVGLMLAIYFLLDTFAGFALGAAMKPAKGWWLWSLNGFISLVLAIIFLTSWTSIQETAWLIGIFVGISLLFDGFMLIFMGNSVKKIGGE
- a CDS encoding YfdX family protein translates to MKKSVTLSTMTALLLAGSLSMLQAEPGNFGVNGPNAWNQPLEKRVKHTDQFGDTYYTTQIENPKQCVRNEVKHASKHFKKAPKEVMEGLNATLAALQDLQKNDTKGAEAKLKTATQLFDTALKADPSLKLVPIDNEIVVYEFEGTANDIKADITLARNWLKNYRTQAARDILMPLKDEIDITTHFLPMDLYPKATKDALKLLQEGKKDAAVRALMLGVSTIVAEQVVVPIPLLTAQDLVASAAKIAKENPKAAYQHLKLAKAELHKALLLGYTDTHAKDYETIYEEMTHIQKEINAKHATGSLFKKLGNDIAALVEKHRHEQHELKDNSSAWKDTAKAHAAAAKEEDSDKLRFEREMELDAF
- a CDS encoding DedA family protein, whose product is MLLQLFAFPVHLLLTYGYKALFIWSITEGEIGLMLTGWLASEHRVFDYWHVIPVAIAGAMVGDVSVFLFGRLFEKRALAWLERKPGRREKAQGWLRKWGSAVIVFERFVYGTHIPALLTIGMSGYPFWKFFLYDILGIVMWAFTFVSIGYWFGDTAINLILLIQKNLFLVLFLLALFVFVFKNVTAEEDER